From the genome of Dehalococcoidia bacterium, one region includes:
- a CDS encoding DUF6125 family protein — protein sequence MSEVSDYAGPFNPDTKYEDFSRDTLLKLLSLQSDYLQKADGLWYITVKNMVGDDVAFESDMWVWERANAWEFAQTTKLFKIEGHDVAALLKAMQVSPWLRAWKARYDLKNSNHGIMTIVHCPTLLGLEKEGQGREKRICHVWDRKCKQLQANFFDPKIKATALKLPPRKSKDDICCQWKFKLEP from the coding sequence ATGAGCGAAGTTAGCGATTACGCTGGGCCATTCAACCCAGACACAAAGTATGAGGATTTCTCCCGGGATACGCTCCTGAAGCTACTCTCTTTGCAGTCTGATTACCTGCAGAAAGCGGATGGGTTGTGGTACATCACGGTCAAGAACATGGTGGGCGACGATGTGGCCTTTGAGAGTGACATGTGGGTCTGGGAAAGGGCCAACGCCTGGGAATTTGCACAGACGACCAAACTGTTCAAGATAGAAGGGCATGACGTTGCCGCCCTGCTGAAGGCCATGCAAGTGAGTCCATGGCTCAGGGCTTGGAAGGCTCGCTACGACCTCAAGAATAGCAATCACGGCATCATGACGATCGTTCATTGTCCCACTTTGTTAGGTCTTGAAAAAGAGGGTCAAGGCAGAGAAAAGCGGATATGCCACGTATGGGATCGGAAATGTAAACAACTTCAGGCGAATTTCTTCGACCCGAAGATAAAGGCAACGGCCCTGAAGCTTCCTCCTCGTAAAAGCAAAGATGACATCTGCTGTCAATGGAAATTCAAGCTGGAACCTTGA